The following proteins come from a genomic window of Trypanosoma brucei gambiense DAL972 chromosome 1, complete sequence:
- a CDS encoding T. brucei spp.-specific protein has product MYHNKYQHKMFTNHSTPYPQLRVRKHTEEKLYTISHGGCGCHKYPIIAENKHKHDNECEGNPNHIHVYPGLNTIRLALWIVSRIYAKDSVQR; this is encoded by the coding sequence ATGTACCACAACAAATACCAACACAAAATGTTCACAAATCACAGCACTCCTTACCCACAACTCCGCGTACGAAAGCACACAGAGGAAAAATTGTACACTATTTCACACGGAGGCTGTGGGTGTCACAAATATCCAATCATCGCtgaaaacaaacataagCACGACAACGAATGTGAAGGAAATCCCAACCACATACACGTGTACCCAGGACTAAACACTATCAGGCTGGCACTTTGGATTGTAAGTCGAATCTACGCAAAAGACAGTGTTCAGCGATAG